One Capsicum annuum cultivar UCD-10X-F1 chromosome 2, UCD10Xv1.1, whole genome shotgun sequence genomic window carries:
- the LOC107861477 gene encoding uncharacterized protein LOC107861477 — protein MEGDPFKYKENKTKIVHPYLTPTVREMEHRYMKNFKPYTDEVKNTSIDALKAQLKGITIPTLSAEVMDEDEDLGGHHYVPSPPHACDHAGSSGHKTSPNVSNNDDLRERVALLEKSLLDIAYFLLEMRGCEESRRIRRTNKKKCTSTTLLLAGIK, from the exons ATGGAAGGCGACCCGTTTAAGTACAAAGAAAACAAGacaaag attgtgCACCCCTACCTTACCCCTACTGTCCGTGAGATGgagcatagatacatgaaaaatttTAAGCCATACACGGATGAAGTTAAGAATACATCCATCGATGCGTTGAAGGCGCAGCTAAAAGGAATAACTATCCCGACTTTATCAGCGGAGGTCATGGACGAAGACGAGGATTTGGGTGGTCACCATTATGTTCCAAGTCCACCACACGCTTGTGATCATGCTGGTTCAAGTGGACACAAAACTTCACCAAACGTTTCTAATAATGATGACCTGCGCGAGCGCGTTGCCTTGCTCGAGAAAAGTCTACTGGATAttgcttattttttattagaGATGAGAGGTTGTGAAGAatcaagaagaataagaagaaccaacaagaagaag TGCACCTCGACAACCCTCCTCTTAGCTGGCATCAAGTAA